AAGAAGAATTTTTGTGGAAAAAAAGCCTGAATTTAATATTGATGCTTTTAAACTCTATCATGATTTAAAAGAAAATCTTAATATTAAAGGGCTTAAAGGTTTAAGGTTATTAAACAGATATGATATTTCAGGAATTTCAGAGAAGGATTATTTAAAATCCTTAAATACCATCTTCTCTGAACCTAATGTTGATACATTGTATGAAGAACAATTTGATATCGAAAAAGGTGACATAATATTTGCTGTCGAATATCTCCCAGGACAATATGACCAAAGAGCAGATTCTGCCGAACAATGTATTCAGATCATTACAGAAGGCAAAAAACCTATTATTCGAACTGCAAGGGTTATTGTATTAAAAGGCAATATAAAAAATGAGGAATTGCTTAAAATTAAGGAATACTGCATAAATACCGTTGATTCACGTGAAGCATCCTTGGAAAAACCAGACACTCTTGAGATTGAAATTAAACGTCCTGATAATGTGGAAATACTTGAGGGATTTATTAACATGGATGATTCTGCTCTTGAATCTTTAATGGAAAAACTAAATCTTGCAATGAGCTTTGAAGATTTTAAATTCTGTCAAGAGTATTTCAAAAATACCGAGTTAAGAAATCCAACAATAACAGAAATAAGAGTTATTGACACATACTGGTCTGACCACTGCCGGCATACTACATTTCTTACAAAAATCAATAATATTAAAATTATTGACAGCAAATATACAATTCCAATCAAAGAAGCCTTTGATGAATATATTAAATCACGAAAATATGTTTATGGTGATACGGATAGAAACATATGCCTTATGGACATTGCTACAATAGGCATGAAAGAACTTAAAAAAAGAGGAATCCTCGATAATCTCGATGAATCTGAAGAAATAAATGCATGCAGTATCGTATCAGATGTTGATATAAATGGCAAAACAGAAAAATGGCTTATTATGTTTAAAAATGAAACCCATAACCATCCAACCGAAATAGAACCCTATGGCGGCGCAGCCACATGCCTCGGCGGTGCTATAAGGGATCCATTGTCCGGAAGATCGTATGTATATCAGGCAATGCGGGTAACCGGCAGTGGAGACCCAAGAAAAAAAGTCGAGGATACCCTCCCCGGAAAACTACCCCAAAGAAAAATAACAACAGAAGCTGCACATGGTTATAGTTCTTATGGAAACCAAATAGGTCTATCAACCGGTCATGTCGCAGAAATTTATGATGAAGGATTTGTTGCAAAAAGAATGGAAATAGGTGCTGTAATTGGCGCTGTCCCAAAAGAAAATGTCGTAAGAAAGAAACCGAAAGAAGGCGATGCAATAATATTACTTGGAGGCAGAACGGGAAGAGATGGCTGCGGAGGTGCTACAGGATCTTCAAAAAAACATACGAAAGAATCCATAGCGACATGCGGAGCAGAGGTACAGAAAGGTAACGCAATTACAGAAAGAAAAATACAAAGACTTTTTAGAAACCCTCATGTCAGCAGATTGATAAAAAAATGCAATGATTTTGGAGCAGGCGGTGTATCTGTTGCAATAGGCGAATTAAGCGATGGATTAATTATAGACTTAGACAAAATTCCTAAGAAATATGAAGGACTTGATGGTACAGAACTTGCTATTTCAGAATCTCAGGAACGAATGGCAGTTGTAGTTCATAAAAATGATGTTGAAAAATTTATCATGCTTGCAAAAGAAGAAAATTTAGAAGCAACAGAAGTTGCTTCAGTTACAAATGACAGAAGAATGAAAATGCTGTGGCAAGGTAAAACAATTGTAGATATAAGCCGGGATTTTCTTAATACAAATGGTGTTACACAAGAAACAAATGTTGTTATAAATCCTATAGATAATGAAAGTTATTTTGAAAATTCACTTTCAAGGCTTAATCATAATACCTGCCTTAAAGAAGAATGGCTGTCAAATCTGGCAGATTTAAATGTATGCAGCCAGAAGGGTCTTGTTGAAATGTTTGATAGTACAATAGGGGCGAGTACGGTACTTTTGCCTTTTGGCGGCAAATATCAGGATACCCCTATTGAAGGAATGGCTGCTAAAATACCCTTAATAGATGGAGAAACAAATACAGGCACATTAATGACGTTTGGATATAATTCTAAACTTTCAACATGGAGTCCCTTCCATGGGGCAGTTTATGCTGTTGTTGAAGCAGTTACAAAGATAGTCGCAATGGGCGGTAATTATAAAACCATAAGACTTACATTGCAGGAATATTTCGAAAAACTGGGGAAGAACCCCTCTAAGTGGGGCAAACCATTCAGTGCCCTTTTAGGTGCCCTTTACGCTCAAAAAATGTTTGAAATACCTGCAATAGGCGGTAAAGACAGTATGTCAGGTACTTTTATGGATATGAATGTACCACCGACCCTTGTGGCTTTTGCAGTGGATGTAATAAATGTTAATAATGTGATTTCTCCAGAATTTAAAAAATATGGCAGCAGAGTAATATTAATACCTGTCAAAAGAGATGAAAGAGAATTACCCGATTTCAATTCTTTAATGATGAATTTTAACAAAGTAAATAAGCTGATTAAAGAAAACAAGGTATTGGCAGCATATAGCGTAAAATATGGCGGTCTTGCTGAATGTATAACTAAAATGTCCTTTGGAAACAGAATAGGCTTTAAATTTGAAAAAGAAATGAGCAAAAAAGATTTATTTTTACCAGAATATGGGTCAATTGTATTAGAAATAGACGATGCCGTTGATATTGAAAATGAATTATCTGATATCGGATTTATTTTATTGGGACATACAATATCTGATAAATCAATATACTTAAATAATACTGAAATAACACTATATGAGGCTTATAACGCATGGCAGATTCCACTGGAAAAAGTCTTCCCTGTAAAAATAAATCCTGTAAAAGAGAAACCTGAAATTATAAAATATGACAACAGAATAATACGCCCTGTTTCAACTTCATTTGCTAAACCAAGGATTTTAATACCAGTTTTCCCGGGAACAAACTGCGAATATGACAGCAAAAGAGCATTTGAAAAAGCGGGGGGCATTGTAGATATTGTAGTGTTTAGAAATCTTTCAGGAGATGATATTAAAGATTCGATTAATAATCTTGTAAAAGCTATTAATAATTCTCAAATCGTAATGCTTCCGGGTGGATTCAGCGCAGGTGATGAACCTGACGGCTCAGGGAAATTCATAGCAGCTGTATTCAGAAATCCTTTTGTTAAAGATGCTGTAATGGATTTGTTGAAAAATAGAGATGGATTAATCTTAGGCATTTGCAATGGATTTCAAGCATTGATCAAATTAGGACTTCTTCCATTTGGGGAAATAAAGGATATCGATGAGGATTCTCCTACCTTAACAAATAATACAATTGGGCGCCACGTATCCTGCATGGTTAGGACAAAAATTACATCAACATTATCACCTTGGTTTAATAATGTCAAATTAGGAGATATTCATACAATAGCAGTATCACATGGTGAAGGAAGATTTATAGCAAAGGATGAGACTTTACAATTATTGAAAAATAATGGGCAGATTGCAACACAATATGTTGATATTAACGGAAATCCAACAATGGAAATGCCCTATAATCCAAATGGTTCTATCTGGGCAATAGAAGGCATAACAAGCCCCGATGGAAAAATACTTGGCAAAATGGGACATTCTGAAAGAATAGGTTCAAATGTAGCAAAAAATATACCCGGAAATAAAGACCAGAAAATATTTGAAGCCGGTGTAAAATATTTTGGTTAAATAATTATAAATAGAAAGGTGCGATAATTTATAAATTATCGCACCTTTCTATTATTTTCTCTTCCCACTTTGGTTTAGGTCCTCTTAAATATGAAATAAACGTAGCAATCAAACTAAATATCATTGAAATAAAAAATGCCTCTCTAAGCCCTAAAACAAATTGTGAAATTGCAATTCCCTTTGAGCCTACCTGCGTTCCTACAAATAAACCCTGCAATGCTTCAGGTGAAATACTTGACGAAACGATTCCCATTGATAATGCTATACTGATTACCGTACCCGCATTGTTCATCATTGTTCTTGTACCAGCAGCGATTCCTCTCTTATCGGCTGGAACTGTACCCATGATTTCGCTGGTGTTTGGTGAAAAAAACATACCGGAGCCGGCACCTATTACCATCATCCAAATAATCAATTCAATTAACGAAGTATGTGCAGTTATTCTCATTAATCCCATAAGTCCAACTGATGATATTAACAATCCCAAAGAACTTAACATCCTTGCACCATACTTATCGGAAAGCCAACCACTTATCGGAGAGACAACCATCATTGACATTGCAAAAGGTGATAAAAATATACCTGCTTTAAGCGGATCCATGCTTTTTATCCCCTGTAAATAAAAAATTAAAAGAAAAGTTACAGCACCTCTTGCAATGCCATTTAAAAGATTGCTGGCAAAAGCAAAAGCCAATATCCTTGTCTTAAACAGCCGTAAATCTAACATAGGTTCCAGTGTTGTATTTTCAATATATACAAAAATGCTCAGCAGAATGATTGATACAATAAACAAGGTAATAATAAATGGATTTAACCATCCTATAAAACCTCCAAAAGACAACGCAATAAGAAATAAAAGCATACCTATGGTAAACATAACAGTACCTTTTAAATCAAAGCTCTGTCGCTTCGATTTAAAATTAGGTTCTTTTAATTGTATCCATGCCCATAATGTACCAATAATACCAAATGGAACATTTATATAAAAAACGCTTCTCCATCCAAAATTCATCAGAAAACCGCCTAAGATAGGACCAATAACAGAAGCAATTCCTATTGTCATACTGTTAATCCCTAATGCTTTACCAAGTTCTCTTTTGGGGAATGCATCTGTTACAATTGCCGTACTATTTGTAACCATTAAAGAGCCTCCAACAGCCTGAATAATCCTATATATCAGCAGTTGAACACCACTATTTGATAAACCGCATAACAATGATGAAAATGTAAATATTCCAAAACCTACTACATATAATTTCTTTCTACCTATCATATCAGCAATTCTTCCTATTGATGGCACAAGTATAGTAAGTGCAAGCATATAACCCATAACAACCCACATTATAATACCCATATTTGTATTCAAGCCCTTCATGATATCAGGTAAAGCAATCAACAGCATACTCCCATTTAATACGGAAAATAAAGCGCCAAGCGTTGTACATGACAAAGCAATCCATTTATATTTAATATTTTTCATTTTTTCAGTCCCCCTTTATATTGCCAATATTCCCCTTTATTTTAATTAATTTTTGTAAAATTTCATTGCACTTTACTTCAGTATTTTTTATAGTTTCTTCTTTCTTTTTTATAAGTTGAATTAAATTTTCCATCATAACAATTGCATTATCAACCATTGAAACTTCTGAAACATCACCAGTTAATACTTCTTTTACATTTTTTTCAAGTTCTAATATATATTTTATATCCTTTAATGTAAAACCTAAGCTTTCTTTTAATTCTTTTATTTTATTTATTTTTTCAAGGTCTTCGTCTGAATATATCCTATATCCCGAATCTGCTCTTTTAGGAATAATAAGATTTATTTCTTCATAATATCTCAATGCCCTTTTAGAAATACCAGTTTTTGCTGCAATCTCATCAATTTTAAAATATCTTTTCTCCATCGCTTATACCTCCAAAAAGTATTATAAACTACATTAACATTTACGTCAAGGTTAATAATGCTTTAACTTTATTTAAATAAAAACAAGATAAAAAGTTTTTAAAACTTCTCATCTTGTTTTTATTTAAATAATAATTTTCTACCAACTTAAGCCTAATTTTTTAAGAGGATTTACTCCTATTGAGCATAATCAGCAGGTACCTCAACCTCTTTTAACTCAAATAACTTTGTCTGCTCAAAATTCCTAAGAATATCCCAGAATTTCTTTAAAGTTTTATTTTTTCTAATCTGCCTTTTGGACATATCAACATATGCTTTAAATCCATTTCGTCGTACCAATAACCTCGGCTGTTAATAAAACGCTTTTTAAATTGTTCTCCACTTGGAAATAAAATAGCACCTATCAAATCAACACCTTCATCAAAAAGTGCCTTAGGATAGAATGTATTGGTAGGACCCATCATCATAACAAAGCGTGCATTTTTAGTAAACTCAAGAAGTGGCAAAACGGTGTCATTAGCTATGGTCATACCTGTCAATATTACAACATCAGCATTCTCTAAAACTTCCTTGCTC
This is a stretch of genomic DNA from Aceticella autotrophica. It encodes these proteins:
- a CDS encoding MerR family transcriptional regulator codes for the protein MEKRYFKIDEIAAKTGISKRALRYYEEINLIIPKRADSGYRIYSDEDLEKINKIKELKESLGFTLKDIKYILELEKNVKEVLTGDVSEVSMVDNAIVMMENLIQLIKKKEETIKNTEVKCNEILQKLIKIKGNIGNIKGD
- a CDS encoding MFS transporter: MKNIKYKWIALSCTTLGALFSVLNGSMLLIALPDIMKGLNTNMGIIMWVVMGYMLALTILVPSIGRIADMIGRKKLYVVGFGIFTFSSLLCGLSNSGVQLLIYRIIQAVGGSLMVTNSTAIVTDAFPKRELGKALGINSMTIGIASVIGPILGGFLMNFGWRSVFYINVPFGIIGTLWAWIQLKEPNFKSKRQSFDLKGTVMFTIGMLLFLIALSFGGFIGWLNPFIITLFIVSIILLSIFVYIENTTLEPMLDLRLFKTRILAFAFASNLLNGIARGAVTFLLIFYLQGIKSMDPLKAGIFLSPFAMSMMVVSPISGWLSDKYGARMLSSLGLLISSVGLMGLMRITAHTSLIELIIWMMVIGAGSGMFFSPNTSEIMGTVPADKRGIAAGTRTMMNNAGTVISIALSMGIVSSSISPEALQGLFVGTQVGSKGIAISQFVLGLREAFFISMIFSLIATFISYLRGPKPKWEEKIIERCDNL
- a CDS encoding phosphoribosylformylglycinamidine synthase, encoding MNTVRRIFVEKKPEFNIDAFKLYHDLKENLNIKGLKGLRLLNRYDISGISEKDYLKSLNTIFSEPNVDTLYEEQFDIEKGDIIFAVEYLPGQYDQRADSAEQCIQIITEGKKPIIRTARVIVLKGNIKNEELLKIKEYCINTVDSREASLEKPDTLEIEIKRPDNVEILEGFINMDDSALESLMEKLNLAMSFEDFKFCQEYFKNTELRNPTITEIRVIDTYWSDHCRHTTFLTKINNIKIIDSKYTIPIKEAFDEYIKSRKYVYGDTDRNICLMDIATIGMKELKKRGILDNLDESEEINACSIVSDVDINGKTEKWLIMFKNETHNHPTEIEPYGGAATCLGGAIRDPLSGRSYVYQAMRVTGSGDPRKKVEDTLPGKLPQRKITTEAAHGYSSYGNQIGLSTGHVAEIYDEGFVAKRMEIGAVIGAVPKENVVRKKPKEGDAIILLGGRTGRDGCGGATGSSKKHTKESIATCGAEVQKGNAITERKIQRLFRNPHVSRLIKKCNDFGAGGVSVAIGELSDGLIIDLDKIPKKYEGLDGTELAISESQERMAVVVHKNDVEKFIMLAKEENLEATEVASVTNDRRMKMLWQGKTIVDISRDFLNTNGVTQETNVVINPIDNESYFENSLSRLNHNTCLKEEWLSNLADLNVCSQKGLVEMFDSTIGASTVLLPFGGKYQDTPIEGMAAKIPLIDGETNTGTLMTFGYNSKLSTWSPFHGAVYAVVEAVTKIVAMGGNYKTIRLTLQEYFEKLGKNPSKWGKPFSALLGALYAQKMFEIPAIGGKDSMSGTFMDMNVPPTLVAFAVDVINVNNVISPEFKKYGSRVILIPVKRDERELPDFNSLMMNFNKVNKLIKENKVLAAYSVKYGGLAECITKMSFGNRIGFKFEKEMSKKDLFLPEYGSIVLEIDDAVDIENELSDIGFILLGHTISDKSIYLNNTEITLYEAYNAWQIPLEKVFPVKINPVKEKPEIIKYDNRIIRPVSTSFAKPRILIPVFPGTNCEYDSKRAFEKAGGIVDIVVFRNLSGDDIKDSINNLVKAINNSQIVMLPGGFSAGDEPDGSGKFIAAVFRNPFVKDAVMDLLKNRDGLILGICNGFQALIKLGLLPFGEIKDIDEDSPTLTNNTIGRHVSCMVRTKITSTLSPWFNNVKLGDIHTIAVSHGEGRFIAKDETLQLLKNNGQIATQYVDINGNPTMEMPYNPNGSIWAIEGITSPDGKILGKMGHSERIGSNVAKNIPGNKDQKIFEAGVKYFG